One window of Quercus robur chromosome 5, dhQueRobu3.1, whole genome shotgun sequence genomic DNA carries:
- the LOC126725901 gene encoding internal alternative NAD(P)H-ubiquinone oxidoreductase A2, mitochondrial-like — translation MALARVARSGLRRSGGSFGGNRTEDVFCEGVSPCQCSMPSLENVREYVNLSYFSSTKNVNHMRFWSRGIRVMPHYHSPAAEMVAEVSDSEYDEPRYPGLEATKPGEKPRVVVLGTGWAACRFLKGLDTKIYDAVCVSPRNHMVFTPLLASTCVGTLEFRSVAEPVSRIQSALATSPNSHFYLASCIDIDTDKHEVYCETVSNGGLPSEPYQFKIAYDKLVIAAGAEPLTFGIKGVYENAFFLREVNHAQEIRKKLLLNLMLSENPGISEEEKKRLLHCVVIGGGPTGVEFSGELSDFIMRDVHERYTHVKDYIHVTLIEANEILSSFDVGLRQYATKHLTKSGVHLMRGVVKEVHPKKIVLNDGTDVPYGLLVWSTGVGPSNFVKSLNLPESPGGRIGVDEWLRVPSVEDVFALGDCAGFLEQTGKPVLPALAQVAEREGKYLAELFNKKIGKKNGGKALSAKGIPLGEPFVYKHLGSMASVGRYKALVDLRQSKDAKGVSHAGFVSWLIWRSAYLTRVVSWRNRFYVAMNWATTLVFGRDNSRIG, via the exons ATGGCATTGGCAAGGGTTGCTAGGAGTGGCTTGAGAAGGTCAGGAGGCTCCTTTGGCGGTAACAGAACTGAGGATGTATTCTGTGAGGGTGTATCACCTTGCCAATGTTCCATGCCTTCCCTTGAAAATGTCAGGGAATACGTTAATCTGTCATACTTTTCCAGCACTAAAAATGTAAATCACATGAGATTTTGGAGCAGGGGGATAAGGGTAATGCCACATTATCATTCTCCTGCTGCTGAGATGGTAGCAGAAGTGTCTGATTCAGAGTATGATGAGCCAAGGTATCCAGGACTAGAAGCAACCAAGCCTGGTGAAAAGCCAAGGGTTGTTGTCCTTGGAACTGGGTGGGCTGCTTGTCGATTCCTTAAGGGACTGGACACCAAGATTTATGATGCTGTTTGCGTATCACCTAGGAATCACATGGTCTTTACTCCTTTACTTGCTTCAACTTGTGTTGGAACCCTGGAATTCCGGTCTGTTGCTGAACCTGTTAGTAGGATACAGTCTGCATTAGCAACAAGTCCTAATTCTCACTTCTATCTAGCTTCTTGCATTGACATTGACACCGACAAACATGAG GTGTACTGTGAGACCGTTAGCAATGGTGGATTACCTAGTGAACCTTACCAATTTAAAATTGCCTATGACAAGCTTGTCATTGCTGCTGGGGCTGAGCCCTTGACTTTTGGAATCAAGGGGGTGTATGAAAATGCATTTTTCCTTCGTGAGGTGAACCATGCCCAAGAAATAAGGAAGAAGCTTCTCTTGAACTTGATGCTCTCTGAAAATCCAG GCATAtcagaagaagagaagaaacgGTTGTTACATTGTGTTGTTATTGGAGGTGGCCCTACAGGGGTGGAGTTCAGCGGAGAATTGAGTGATTTTATAATGAGAGATGTTCATGAGCGGTATACTCATGTCAAGGATTATATCCATGTCACACTCATAGAG GCAAATGAGATTTTGTCATCCTTTGATGTCGGTCTACGTCAGTATGCAACAAAACACCTAACCAAG AGTGGCGTTCACCTTATGCGAGGTGTTGTGAAAGAGGTGCATCCCAAGAAGATAGTTCTCAATGATGGGACTGATGTTCCATATGGCCTTTTGGTCTGGTCTACTGGCGTTGGTCCTTCCAATTTTGTGAAATCGCTGAATCTTCCCGAGTCCCCAGGTGGAAG GATTGGTGTTGATGAATGGTTGCGGGTTCCCTCTGTGGAAGATGTGTTTGCACTTGGAGATTGTGCtggttttcttgaacagacagGCAAGCCAGTTCTTCCAGCTCTAGCACAG GTTGCAGAAAGGGAAGGTAAATATTTGGCAGAGttgtttaacaaaaaaattgggAAGAAGAATGGGGGGAAGGCATTATCTGCAAAAGGCATCCCTCTTGGAGAACCTTTTGTGTACAAGCATCTTGGAAGCATGGCATCAGTAGGCCGTTATAAGGCACTAGTGGATCTACGTCAATCTAAG GATGCAAAAGGCGTATCCCATGCTGGATTTGTAAGCTGGCTGATTTGGCGTTCAGCCTATCTTACACGTGTTGTCAGTTGGAGAAACAGGTTTTATGTGGCAATGAACTGGGCAACCACACTAGTCTTCGGCAGAGATAACTCCAGAATAGGTTGA